The sequence TGGAGCCCATATCAGAGGCATCCCCTGAGGGATCTGGGGGAACGTGAGGATGTGTGGTCCGTCAATGTTGTCCGGTTCGGTCTCATCGATCTCCGATGACCCAACGGCGCGCCGGGGGCGCAGGTAGGCCACCGTCCCGAGGACGCCGACGATCAGTACCAGGACCATCAGTAATGTCATGTACGGGAAGCCTCCCTCGATCTCGCCCTGCAGAACCACATCGGCGGTGCTCGGAAGATATGAGCCCTCGCCAGCGAAGGCCACGGTGCATTCCAAGGCACCTAGCTCCTGCAGCGGCAGGGAGATGGTTCCGTTGATGTCCGTGGTGAGATGTAGGTCATCACCCCCCGATCTCACCGTCAGGGCAGTGCCCGGGAAGGGCACACCATGGTCGTCGGTCAATCTGGCCTTGAGAACGTCCCCTTCCTGCCAACCGAGCAGCACCGTCCTGGCGGTCACATCGATGGAGAACTCCTGCAGAGGGATGCTGTCACCACGGACCAGCGCCACCACGGTCACGTTCCTCGGCCCCAACTGACTGTCGTTGCCCATTGGAACACTGAGTATGGCGAAGCCCTCGCTGTCCGTCTCGGACCCCGCTCTTTCACCGCCCTCCAGATCGAACCGGACCTTTAGTTCGGTGAGCGGGGCTTCCTCGGCTTGCGCCCGGAAGATGAGATTGTTGATCTCCCCTCGGACCAGGCTTTCCGAGCTAAGGCTGAGCATCGGCAGGACCACCGGCACCTCATCCTTGATCTGATGGTCACTGAAGAAACTGAAATCGTCGGAAATGGCCCGTAAGGTCAAAAGGCCGACGTTCCAAGAACGGACAGTGAACACCGCCTGGCCGAAGAAATCGGAGGTCACGTTCCGGTCGTTGGGCCACATGTCCGCCCCCGGCACCTCCAGATGTACGGTTATACCGTCCAGCAGGCGGCCTGAGGTCCTCTCCGTGACCATTACCGTCACTGTGACCGGGACGCCCGCCGCCAGTTTCTCTGGGCGAAGGAACTGCATGGTGACATGGTCGGTTACCCTGACAAAATGCTCGTCCTCTACCGGGGAGTGCTCGCTGTTCCCCAATGACCGGACCACCAGACGGTAGTTTCCGACCTTGAGCTCCCTCGGTATCCAACATACTGCTGAGAATTGACCATCGATGACGTTCGTCTCTGCCACCAATGTCCTTTCCGGCACTGTCGATGGGGATTGCAGGTAGACTCGGACCTTGGTCATCTCCACCGACCTGCCGATCAGTGATTCGAGCCTCCCCGAAACGGAGAAGGTCGTCGTCTTGTCCAGTTCTGGGTCGACAGGGCTCGTATGGATCGCCGAGGCACCCCCGCCCACGTCCTGGTCCCTGACCGCCCCGAACTGCAGCCCTTCCATCCTCACCCCTATGAAGTTCATATGGATGCTGGAATTGGTGGTCGCACGCCAGCCCTCCGGTACGATATAATCGATGCCGTAGGGACCGGGGTTGGGATATCGATAGGAGTAGGCACCGCCCTCGTCGGTGGTAACCACCTTCAACGGACCGCCGGATCCGGATATCCGCAGTTCCTGATCGGCCAACCCCCTTTCGTTCGGGTCCCGGATCTGGTTCATGTTCAGGTCCTCAAAGACCACTCCCGCCATGGTCATGGCGGTGCTCTCATCGGGGAACAGCTGTTCATCCCGAAGGCCAGTGGCATCCATGATTATCCAGCCCAACCCGTCGAAGCGCACCTCTGCATAGGCGTGCGCCTGGGCGCCGGTCACCTCCTGGTTCTGAAGGTAGGGATTGACCATGAAACCGTATACCATCCTCGCGGGGATGCCCAAGCTCCGGGCCAGCATGATGAACGCGGTGTTGTAATGAGTGCATACCCCCTCCTTGCTGTTGTAAAGGAACCATTCCATGGGGTCGACGCCGTCCGGGGGACTGGAGAAATCGAAGCGGTACTCGTAGTTCTCCCGGATGAACTCGTTGAGGGCACGCGCTTTCTCGTACGGACTGCCTAGACCGACGGTGATCATGCTGGCGGTATCCAATAGCCGCTGTTGCAGTTCGGTCGGGACCTGTGTGTATACCTCTTCGGACGTGACGTTGGCTGCCTCCAAGGTTTCCCGGGGGAACATGATATTGGCTGCCTTCACGTGATAGGGGAATAGCACCGGAGTGTTGCTGCGCAGCACCTGCAGCTCGGTATTATAGCGCCCCTTGGGCAGATTGCCAAAATCGACCTCCACACAATCCTTAAGGATAGGTATGCCGCCGCTCATGCGCATGGCCGGAACGACCGTCATGTCCACCTCCGGAGTATGTTCGTTGAGATCGGACCATTCGACCATCTTCTCGAAACCGCTCTCCTCCTTGATCCACATTCCATCAAGATATAGATTCAGTACTTCCACGCGAAGATAGGAGACGCCAGTGGTGTTCACCAGATCGAAAAGTTTGTCCTTGCCGGCGGGGGCGTACCTTAGGTCCATATTTCCAGAGGACATGCCGCCCATCACCTCCTGTGAGTACAACGAGGAGGTCTCGGTCTGCTGGACCAGGGCAGTGAGCGCGCTGAAGCAAACGATAACCACTAACAGCAGACTTGATAGTCTTACAAGACGGTCCATGGCCTATCTCCAGCGGAGAATTATCATCTTTCCCACGCTATTTAGTATTAAGGTGCTGTAATAGCGGCCGTCTCTTTGAAAAATAGTGCTGTCTGAAAAATTGGAGACGGAAAGAGGTTTCTCTCAGCAGGGAATTTTCATTTCACCATGTCCAACCAGTGCGCGTACTTGGGGTCCTCGCCCATGGCCGCGGCGTGGAAGGACCGTCCGATGCGCTTGGTGATCTGACCGATGCTCCCGTCGCCAATGATCCGTCCGTCAATGGTCCTGATCGGCGAAATTTCAGCTGCCGTGCCGGTCATGAACACCTCATCGGCCATGTACAGCTCCGAGCGGGTGATCTCCTTCTCGATGACCTCATAACCCAATTCTCGTCCGATGGTCATGATGCAGTCCCTGGTGATGCCTTCCAGGATCCCAGCGGACACTGGAGGGGTGAAGACCTTTTCGTTCTTCACCATGAATATGTTCTCCCCGGTGCCTTCGGCAACGGTGCCGTTGCCGTTGAGCATTAGCGCCTCGTCCGCCCCTCGCTGGATCGCCTCGAGCTTCGCGATCACCGAGTTGACGTAGTGCCCGCATATCTTGGCGTTCAGTGCCGCGGCGCGATTGGAGTACTTCTCCCAGGAGGAGGTGACTATGTTCGCACCCTGCTCCACCTTGTCCTTCCCCATGTACACGCCCATATGGGTGCATACGATGGAGACGTTCGTTCCCAATTTCGAAGGGTTCAACCCGATCTTGAACTCCGGATGCACTCCGTAGAAGGCTATGGGCCTGAGGTAATCTCCTTCCGGCCCAGAGGTGCGCACGACCTTACGGCAGGCCTCGCATAGTTCGTCCAGCGTATAGGGGACCTTCATCTGCAGAACCTTGGCCGAGTTCAGGAAGCGCACCATGTGCTCCCTCAAACGGAATATGTTCTTTCCTTGAGGGGTGTGGTACACCCTGATCCCTTCGAAGACCCCGGTACCGTAGTGGAAACCGTGGGCCAGCACATGCACCTTGGCGTCCTCCCAGTTCACCAACTGGCCGTCCATCCAGATCTTGCTGTCCATGCTATCCCTCAAATGGCGTTCACTGCCCTTATGTACTTATCAGGTTTGGTGGCCTGGACCATCTTCTCCACTTCCTCTATGGAGCCTATGAGGCGGGCCTTGCCCACCGTGTTCGCCACTAGGGCGTAGGATTCCTGACGGGTATCGTCCACGATCTCCACTTGGACGATGTCTTGCAGGCGCTGCAGACTGTCCACTGCCCACTCTGCCTCCTTGCGGTCGGAGACGCTCAGGACGACACGGGACTTACCAGGCATCTCACACTTACCTACCACGATAGTATCCACGTTGATCTTCCTGCGGGTGAACTCACCCATGATCCTCTGCATCACTCCGAACTCGTCGTTCACGACCATCGATATGACTTCCATGTCGAATCCCTGACCTTCAATTCTTCTTGTTCTTTATCGGTATCTGGTAATTGCGCACGGTATGATTCTTTTTTATCGGAGAATAATATCCTTCGTCGTCCCGTCCATTGTCTTGGCCGCACGGATATTTTGGAGTGGAGAGCCATGGGAGCTGATGGCATTCACTGCCCTCCCTGATCTTCTTGGACCTGCGCACCCCTCCTTCCACCAGACCGATCGCCATGAGACCGAGAAAGAATGA comes from Methanomassiliicoccales archaeon and encodes:
- a CDS encoding transglutaminase domain-containing protein, encoding MDRLVRLSSLLLVVIVCFSALTALVQQTETSSLYSQEVMGGMSSGNMDLRYAPAGKDKLFDLVNTTGVSYLRVEVLNLYLDGMWIKEESGFEKMVEWSDLNEHTPEVDMTVVPAMRMSGGIPILKDCVEVDFGNLPKGRYNTELQVLRSNTPVLFPYHVKAANIMFPRETLEAANVTSEEVYTQVPTELQQRLLDTASMITVGLGSPYEKARALNEFIRENYEYRFDFSSPPDGVDPMEWFLYNSKEGVCTHYNTAFIMLARSLGIPARMVYGFMVNPYLQNQEVTGAQAHAYAEVRFDGLGWIIMDATGLRDEQLFPDESTAMTMAGVVFEDLNMNQIRDPNERGLADQELRISGSGGPLKVVTTDEGGAYSYRYPNPGPYGIDYIVPEGWRATTNSSIHMNFIGVRMEGLQFGAVRDQDVGGGASAIHTSPVDPELDKTTTFSVSGRLESLIGRSVEMTKVRVYLQSPSTVPERTLVAETNVIDGQFSAVCWIPRELKVGNYRLVVRSLGNSEHSPVEDEHFVRVTDHVTMQFLRPEKLAAGVPVTVTVMVTERTSGRLLDGITVHLEVPGADMWPNDRNVTSDFFGQAVFTVRSWNVGLLTLRAISDDFSFFSDHQIKDEVPVVLPMLSLSSESLVRGEINNLIFRAQAEEAPLTELKVRFDLEGGERAGSETDSEGFAILSVPMGNDSQLGPRNVTVVALVRGDSIPLQEFSIDVTARTVLLGWQEGDVLKARLTDDHGVPFPGTALTVRSGGDDLHLTTDINGTISLPLQELGALECTVAFAGEGSYLPSTADVVLQGEIEGGFPYMTLLMVLVLIVGVLGTVAYLRPRRAVGSSEIDETEPDNIDGPHILTFPQIPQGMPLIWAPGEPLEVNVATQDEQVILSIDGGEFIMDTSSGGATVTLLLAAGANALRVKGDSGQTKRTVYISSFREAIAATLAQVVKDLPENDLRVQTPREVQAIIKKGLDEPRAKSLDELLDLFERSEYGPSEMRLDDYQQAYRLMVEVMGRHP
- a CDS encoding ACT domain-containing protein; the protein is MEVISMVVNDEFGVMQRIMGEFTRRKINVDTIVVGKCEMPGKSRVVLSVSDRKEAEWAVDSLQRLQDIVQVEIVDDTRQESYALVANTVGKARLIGSIEEVEKMVQATKPDKYIRAVNAI
- a CDS encoding branched-chain amino acid transaminase, which produces MDSKIWMDGQLVNWEDAKVHVLAHGFHYGTGVFEGIRVYHTPQGKNIFRLREHMVRFLNSAKVLQMKVPYTLDELCEACRKVVRTSGPEGDYLRPIAFYGVHPEFKIGLNPSKLGTNVSIVCTHMGVYMGKDKVEQGANIVTSSWEKYSNRAAALNAKICGHYVNSVIAKLEAIQRGADEALMLNGNGTVAEGTGENIFMVKNEKVFTPPVSAGILEGITRDCIMTIGRELGYEVIEKEITRSELYMADEVFMTGTAAEISPIRTIDGRIIGDGSIGQITKRIGRSFHAAAMGEDPKYAHWLDMVK